In Phycodurus eques isolate BA_2022a chromosome 10, UOR_Pequ_1.1, whole genome shotgun sequence, a genomic segment contains:
- the esyt1b gene encoding LOW QUALITY PROTEIN: extended synaptotagmin-1 (The sequence of the model RefSeq protein was modified relative to this genomic sequence to represent the inferred CDS: deleted 2 bases in 2 codons) produces MQSEQSEASEPMVAEGSGPNEPEKSAPSQGSEVQPVPRAKGINAVAVLWTFGKCLGALLPVYLAGYYRVSTSLLVCGMVVYTGWKHAREAKEERLRSAMQLLGDEQELGDLKMSKIKRDLPAWVNFPDVEKVEWLNKVLQQVWPFVGQYLEKLLVETIAPSIRASSSHLQTLSFTKVDMGDKAMKVVGIKAHTENDKGQVLLDLYISYVGNVEIDVEVKRYFCKAGVKGIQLHGMMRVILEPLIGDVPIVGAVTMFFIRRPKLDINWTGLTNLLDIPGLNVMSDSMIMDAIASFLVLPNRLVVPLVPNLHVGHLRSPLPRGVVRIHLVEAQNLAAKDSYVKGVMAGLSDPYAILRVGPQMFTSHHFDNTDSPKWGEMYEVIVHEVPGQELEVEVYDKDPDQDDFLGRTKIDLGIVKKSIAVDDWFPLKDTPSGRVHLRLEWLALMPTTDRLEQILKRNESVTSKTADPPSSAILVIYLDKAEALPIKKGNKEPNPMVQLSVQDITRESKTCYTTVDPEWEEAFTFFIQDPRKQDIDIQVKDVDRVQTLGSLTIPLSRVLSTSGLALDQWFQLDNSGSASRIYINAILRMLWLDEERITADASSHLESGGKQLPQETSPHSSFATEGLLRIHLLAGQNLVPKDNLMGGMVKGKSDPYVKINIGGETFTSQVIKTNLNPTWNEMYEVILTQLPGQELHLEVFDKDMDMKDDFMGRLKINLKDIIDSQYTDQWYTLKDVKSGRVHLVLEWVPTASEADQVDQVLHFYSRQSYQNKAIPSAGLLFVFIEQADGLPLKKSGKEPKVGAEIVLGAMSRKTTVCDRSMSPEWNEAFCFLVRDPREDILLVKLSHSWTLPMGSLVVPIKELLAEPELVLDQWFHLDGASPESQVLLRAELKMLIPSKCPRASGQDKVTLKESNRFPDQRKREGDVIQKSSSVDAPVETLVPQVLMHEEVHEKTPVADVTEDTKEDASSPTVVKPPHTAPDLSFANEGLMRIILKEAEDLVAKDNLMGGMKKGKSDPYAKITVGEVTFKSNVVKENLNPFWNEMYQVVMKPQSGQDVLVEVYDKDMDKDDVLGRVNISMADIIHSQYMDQWYTLSDVKSGRVRLIVEWVQTVSHNGTLDKVMQLQSLQSFNNKTVPSAALLFVYMDRAHALPFKKSGKEPKAGAELVFGNTTYKTKVCDRSRSPEWNEAFYFLVRDPAEEMLVIKLSSAWDQPMGSLVVPVKELLSEPQLVLDQWMPLDGALPESELLLRAELKILNSRMTEAPQPCHPASKKTVTVAAEKNEDGSTLPLDDCATVTSPLKYPEEATDDAGSSMVQPPDATLVDDRADAEEHRTKSDHRVHTEDMEIQDMMAEDAGLDDQAHSTVSDLPAEPVKPKVDVSPQHTSPSQDFGTEALLRIHLLEAQSLVAKDNLMGGMVKGKSDPYVKITIGGVTFKSHVIRENLNPTWNEMYEVVLSSHSVQEIQLEAFDKDFDSDDFLGRFSIKLSEVVRSQYIDRWYTLNDVKSGRLRLILEWVPTVSHSVQLDQVLQLQSLQSFKNKAVPSAALLFVHLERAHSLPLKKSGKEPKAGAELVLGDTTYKTQLCDRSANPQWAESFYFLVRDPKHQMLVLKLSSGWDQPMGSLVVCVRELLAHPQLVLDQWFHLDGATPDSQILLRLELKVLETKMVDMISGGTLPCADPSSGSGNGQVKLSLSYDSRGTKLVIVVHACRGLLCPSKDAVDSYVSIMLLPDKSKATKRKTAVKKRDLNPEFNERFEYNLPAEELKLRHLSLSVKNNSASFRSRDVIGQVQIELAEVELVPGVTDWFVLRDEAE; encoded by the exons ATGCAGAGCGAACAATCCGAGGCGAGTGAGCCGATGGTCGCCGAGGGTTCGGGCCCAAACGAGCCCGAGAAGAGCGCACCGAGTCAGGGCAGCGAAGTGCAGCCTGTTCCCCGGGCCAAGGGGATTAACGCCGTTGCGGTGCTGTGGACGTTCGGGAAGTGTCTGGGCGCTTTGCTGCCCGTCTACCTGGCCGGGTACTACAGGGTCAGCACCAGTCTGCTGGTGTGCGGTATGGTGGTGTACACGGGATGGAAGCACGCCCGCGAGGCCAAGGAAGAGAGGCTCAGGTCGGCCATGCAGCTGCTCGGCGACGAGCAGGAGCTCGGCGActtgaaaatgtccaaaatcaAGCGAGACCTACCTGCGTGG GTCAACTTTCCAGACGTTGAGAAAGTAGAATGGCTGAATAAG GTGCTGCAGCAGGTGTGGCCCTTTGTCGGCCAGTATCTCGAGAAGCTCCTGGTGGAGACCATCGCGCCGTCTATTCGAGCCTCAAGCAGCCACCTGCAGACGCTCAGTTTCACTAAAGTGGACATGGGCGACAAG GCCATGAAGGTGGTAGGGATCAAGGCACACACAGAGAACGACAAAGGACAGGTCCTGCTTGATCTGTATATCAG CTATGTTGGCAATGTAGAGATCGACGTGGAAGTAAAGAGATACTTCTGCAAAGCTGGAGTCAAGGGAATACAG TTGCACGGGATGATGCGGGTCATATTGGAGCCGCTGATCGGAGATGTGCCCATTGTGGGTGCAGTCACCATGTTCTTCATCCGCAGACCA AAACTAGATATCAACTGGACTGGATTGACAAATTTGTTGGATATCCCCGGACTGAA TGTCATGTCTGACAGCATGATCATGGATGCCATCGCCTCCTTCTTGGTACTCCCCAACCGTCTGGTCGTCCCCCTCGTTCCAAACCTGCATGTGGGGCATCTTCGCTCCCCTTTGCCCAGG GGTGTGGTGCGCATCCACCTGGTGGAGGCCCAGAATCTGGCAGCAAAGGACAGCTATGTGAAAGGGGTTATGGCCGGCTTGTCAGACCCCTATGCCATATTGCGGGTGGGTCCACAGATGTTCACGTCCCACCACTTCGACAACACAGACTCACCCAAGTGGGGAGAGATGTACGAG GTGATAGTCCATGAAGTGCCTGGTCAGGAACTGGAGGTGGAGGTTTATGACAAAGATCCAGACCAGGACGATTTCCTGGGCAG GACCAAAATAGATTTGGGCATTGTGAAGAAGTCCATAGCCGTTGATGAT TGGTTCCCTTTGAAGGATACGCCGTCGGGTCGGGTCCATCTTAGACTGGAGTGGTTGGCCTTGATGCCTACCACTGATCGACTCGAGCAG ATCCTGAAGAGGAACGAGAGTGTGACCAGTAAGACAGCCGACCCGCCCTCCTCCGCCATCTTGGTCATCTATCTTGACAAAGCCGAAGCACTTCCA ATCAAGAAGGGGAATAAAGAGCCCAATCCCATGGTGCAGTTATCTGTGCAGGATATTACTAGAGAGAGCAAG ACATGTTACACAACAGTCGATCCAGAGTGGGAAGAAGCATTTACCTTTTTTATCCAGGATCCACGCAAACAAGATATTGATATTCAG GTGAAGGATGTAGACCGTGTGCAGACATTAGGCAGTCTGACCATCCCTCTGTCCCGTGTGCTGTCCACTTCTGGTCTCGCTCTGGACCAGTGGTTCCAGTTGGACAACTCTGGATCAGCCAGTCGCATTTATATCAACGCAATTCTCAGG ATGCTGTGGTTGGATGAGGAACGTATCACAGCTGATGCGTCATCTCACCTGGAATCTGGAGGCAAACAGTTACCCCAGGAGACCTCTCCCCACTCCAGTTTTGCCACAGAG GGGCTGCTTAGAATCCACCTGTTGGCCGGGCAGAACCTTGTTCCCAAAGACAACTTGATGGGGGGCATGGTGAAAGGCAAGAGCGACCCCTATGTCAAGATCAATATAGGAGGCGAAACATTCACAAGCCAAGTCATCAAGACCAATCTCAACCCCACCTGGAATGAGATGTATGAG GTGATTTTGACACAGTTGCCTGGTCAGGAGCTACATCTGGAGGTGTTTGATAAAGATATGGACATGAAGGATGATTTCATGGGCAG ACTGAAGATCAATCTGAAGGACATCATTGATTCTCAGTACACTGACCAG TGGTACACTCTCAAGGATGTCAAGTCAGGTCGGGTTCACCTGGTACTGGAATGGGTTCCAACAGCCTCAGAAGCAGACCAAGTGGATCAG GTTCTTCACTTCTATTCCCGGCAGTCCTACCAGAACAAGGCGATTCCGTCTGCAGGTCTTCTGTTTGTCTTCATTGAACAGGCAGATGGTTTACCA TTGAAGAAGAGTGGAAAAGAGCCAAAAGTGGGAGCAGAGATAGTTCTTGGAGCAATGTCCCGCAAAACTACG GTGTGTGATCGCTCTATGTCCCCTGAGTGGAATGAGGCATTCTGCTTCTTGGTTCGCGACCCCAGAGAGGATATTCTTCTTGTCAAG CTCTCCCACAGCTGGACACTGCCCATGGGCTCCTTAGTGGTTCCTATCAAAGAGCTGCTCGCTGAGCCAGAGCTGGTCTTGGATCAGTGGTTCCATCTGGACGGAGCCTCCCCTGAGAGTCAGGTTCTTCTTCGGGCTGAGCTCAAG ATGCTGATACCAAGCAAGTGCCCCCGTGCCAGTGGCCAAGATAAGGTCACTTTGAAAGAATCAAACCGCTTTCCCGATCAGCGGAAACGTGAGGGAGATGTGATCCAAAA gTCAAGTTCAGTGGATGCTCCTGTCGAAACTCTTGTCCCCCAAGTGCTGATGCATGAAGAGGTTCATGAAAAGACACCTGTAGCTGATGTGACAGAAGATACGAAAGAAGACGCCTCAAGTCCTACCGTGGTGAAACCTCCTCACACTGCCCCAGACCTCAGCTTTGCCAATGAG GGGCTAATGAGAATCATCCTCAAGGAGGCTGAGGATCTGGTCGCCAAGGACAACCTGATGGGGGGTATGAAGAAGGGCAAGAGTGACCCCTATGCAAAGATCACCGTTGGAGAGGTCACATTTAAAAGCAACGTTGTAAAGGAGAATCTCAACCCTTTCTGGAATGAGATGTATCAG GTGGTGATGAAGCCTCAGTCTGGACAGGATGTCCTTGTGGAGGTGTATGACAAAGACATGGACAAAGATGACGTTTTGGGAAG GGTTAATATCAGTATGGCCGACATCATTCACTCCCAGTACATGGACCAG TGGTACACTCTGAGTGATGTTAAGTCTGGTCGTGTCCGTCTCATAGTGGAGTGGGTCCAAACAGTGTCCCATAATGGCACCCTGGACAAA GTGATGCAGCTGCAATCTTTGCAGTCATTCAACAACAAGACAGTTCCTTCTGCAGCTCTGCTCTTTGTTTATATGGACAGAGCACACGCATTGCCT TTTAAGAAAAGTGGAAAGGAGCCAAAGGCTGGGGCTGAGCTTGTTTTTGGTAACACAACCTACAAAACTAAG GTGTGTGATCGCAGCAGGTCACCTGAGTGGAATGAG GCATTCTATTTTTTGGTCCGCGACCCCGCTGAAGAGATGCTCGTCATCAAG TTATCCAGTGCTTGGGACCAGCCAATGGGCTCACTCGTGGTTCCTGTGAAGGAGCTTCTGTCAGAACCGCAGCTTGTCCTGGATCAGTGGATGCCACTGGATGGAGCCTTGCCTGAGAGC GAGCTCCTACTGAGGGCTGAACTCAAG ATATTGAACTCGAGGATGACTGAAGCTCCACAGCCTTGTCATCCTGCTTCAAAGAAGACAGTCACGGTAGCCGCTGAGAAGAATGAAGATGGCTCAACGCTGCCATTAGATGA TTGTGCTACAGTAACAAGCCCGCTGAAGTACCCAGAAGAAGCAACAGATGATGCAGGGTCCTCTATGGTTCAGCCCCCTGATGCTACA TTGGTGGACGATCGAGCAGATGCAGAAGAGCATCGCACAAAGTCAGACCATCGAGTTCATACGGAGGACATGGAGATACAGGACATGATGGCAGAGGA tgctGGTCTGGATGACCAGGCCCATTCCACAGTGTCTGATCTACCCGCTGAACCCGTGAAGCCCAAAGTTGACGTTTCTCCACAGCACACAAGCCCAAGCCAGGACTTTGGCACTGAG GCGTTGCTGAGGATTCATCTGCTGGAGGCCCAGAGTCTGGTTGCTAAGGACAACCTGATGGGGGGCATGGTGAAGGGCAAGAGTGACCCCTATGTCAAGATCACCATTGGAGGGGTTACATTCAAGAGCCATGTTATCAGGGAGAATCTCAACCCCACGTGGAACGAGATGTATGAG gtAGTTTTAAGCAGCCACAGTGTCCAGGAAATTCAGCTTGAAGCGTTTGATAAAGATTTCGATTCTGACGACTTCCTGGGCAG GTTCAGTATTAAACTCAGTGAGGTCGTCAGATCACAGTACATCGATCGG TGGTACACTTTGAATGATGTGAAGTCCGGGCGGCTGCGCTTGATCCTGGAGTGGGTTCCAACAGTGTCGCATTCCGTCCAACTTGACCAG GTACTGCAGCTTCAGTCTCTCCAATCTTTCAAGAACAAAGCCGTCCCTTCTGCCGCTTTGCTCTTTGTCCATTTGGAGCGAGCGCACTCGTTACCC CTGAAGAAGAGTGGAAAGGAGCCCAAAGCGGGAGCTGAGCTTGTCCTCGGAGACACAACGTACAAAACCCAA cTGTGCGACCGCAGCGCCAATCCTCAGTGGGCCGAGTCTTTCTACTTCCTTGTGCGGGACCCTAAACACCAGATGCTTGTGCTCAAA TTGTCCAGTGGCTGGGACCAGCCGATGGGTTCTCTGGTGGTTTGTGTAAGGGAGCTGCTGGCCCACCCACAGCTGGTCCTGGATCAGTGGTTCCATCTGGATGGAGCAACACCTGACAGCCAGATCCTGCTGAGGCTTGAACTCAAG GTTCTGGAGACCAAAATGGTAGACATGATCAGTGGTGGGACTCTGCCTTGTGCTGACCCCAGTAGTGGATCTGGGAATGGGCAGGTGAAGTTGTCGCTTTCGTATGACTCACGAGGGACAAAGCTGGTCATCGTTGTACATGCCTGCAG AGGCCTGTTGTGCCCCAGTAAGGACGCTGTAGACAGCTACGTGTCCATAATGCTGCTGCCAGACAAAAGCAAGGCCACCAAGAGGAAGACGGCTGTGAAGAAACGAGATCTCAACCCCGAGTTTAATGAGAG GTTTGAATACAATTTGCCTGCGGAGGAATTGAAGTTGAGGCACCTCAGCTTGTCAGTGAAGAATAACTCCGCCTCATTCAGAAGTCGTGATGTCATTGGGCAG GTGCAAATTGAGTTGGCGGAGGTGGAGCTGGTGCCTGGCGTCACTGATTG GTTCGTTTTGAGAGATGAAGCGGAGTAG
- the zc3h10 gene encoding zinc finger CCCH domain-containing protein 10, whose product MPDRDGSYLSGGGGSGGNLSEEGGPGSACAAEGRGGSGGGVGGMGGGGALGNGNNCGNGGGTVQGAGLTPDGVCRDFIRNVCKRGKRCRFKHPDFNEVPDLGVQKNEFIFCHDYQNKECLRSNCRFVHGSKEDEDCYKKSGELPLGLRGKVAARLGLSPTDLPHSRGEVPICRDFLKGECQRGNKCKFRHVKKDYEYEPARVGGGGVIGPGAGGMVNAGSGVGGGGGGGGTCGGIPGLVGGVSGNNIMGMGCPSLGGCRDPSLAGVGGVGAGGIGGCLAIGPSGQRRYDRSSLSVYDPLLESGLFDSTALDSSLEHTALQIKRRRLEGLRLADGSVGGHYDLGVQATLPTRSLEYRFLEEENNLLRKRVAELKKQVSNLIATNEVLLEQNAQFRSQAKVMALSSTPSPAEQTLAAPVGAVSSYNHSIAQTHTTLSSTGLQPRPVTQQDLVAPTGAPVAPPTNAAPQTAPPPHLNPEITPLSAALAQTIAQGMAPPVSMAPVAVSVAPVAVSMTQPLPGITMSHATTPMVSYPIASQSMRITTLPHIT is encoded by the exons ATGCCTGATCGGGACGGCTCCTACCTGTCAGGTGGTGGTGGGAGTGGTGGGAATCTGAGCGAGGAGGGAGGACCGGGCTCTGCTTGCGCTGCAGAGGGCAGAGGAGGTTCAGGAGGGGGTGTTGGTggcatgggtggaggaggggcgcTAGGCAATGGAAATAATTGTGGTAATGGTGGCGGTACTGTGCAAGGCGCTGGACTGACACCGGACGGGGTCTGCAGGGATTTCATACGCAATGTCTGCAAGAGAGGGAAGCGTTGTCGCTTCAAGCATCCTGACTTTAATGAGGTACCGGACTTGGGGGTGCAAAAGAATGAATTCATCTTCTGCCATGATTACCAGAATAAAGAGTGCTTGCGCTCCAACTGTCGCTTTGTACATGGATCTAAAGAGGATGAGGACTGTTATAAGAAAAGTGGAGAACTGCCACTTGGACTCAGAGGAAAGGTTGCAGCACGACTTGGCCTCTCACCAACGGATCTGCCGCATAGCAGGGGGGAGGTCCCAATCTGCAGAGACTTCCTGAAGGGCGAGTGCCAGAGGGGCAATAAGTGTAAATTTCGCCATGTCAAAAAAGACTATGAATATGAACCTGCCAGGGTGGGAGGGGGTGGTGTGATCGGGCCTGGTGCAGGTGGAATGGTGAATGCAGGAAGTGGCGTaggtggtggaggaggtggagggggaACATGTGGGGGGATTCCAGGACTTGTAGGAGGTGTGAGTGGCAATAATATCATGGGGATGGGCTGCCCAAGTTTGGGTGGTTGCAGAGATCCAAGCCTGGCTGGAGTCGGGGGTGTTGGTGCGGGAGGAATCGGTGGCTGTCTAGCAATAGGTCCCTCTGGGCAGAGGCGGTACGACAGGAGTTCGCTGTCTGTGTACGACCCCTTGCTTGAGAGCGGGCTCTTTGATTCCACAGCATTGGACAGCTCACTAGAGCACACTGCTCTTCAGATCAAGAGGCGGCGGCTGGAAGGCCTGCGACTGGCAGACGGCAGCGTCGGTGGACACTATGACCTCGGAGTCCAGGCCACCTTGCCCACACGCTCTCTAGAATACAGGTTCTTGGAGGAGGAAAACAACCTACTGAGGAAGAGAGTGGCAGAGTTGAAGAAACAG GTTTCCAACCTTATTGCAACAAACGAGGTTCTCCTTGAGCAGAACGCCCAATTCCGAAGTCAGGCTAAAGTGATGGCGCTGTCCTCCACGCCTTCCCCCGCTGAGCAGACTCTTGCAGCCCCTGTGGGTGCGGTCAGCTCATACAATCACAGCATCGCCCAGACTCACACCACGCTGAGCAGCACCGGGCTGCAGCCTCGACCCGTCACCCAGCAGGACCTGGTGGCGCCCACCGGCGCCCCCGTGGCGCCCCCCACCAATGCCGCACCCCAGACGGCGCCGCCCCCTCACCTCAACCCCGAAATCACCCCGCTGTCGGCTGCTCTCGCGCAGACCATCGCCCAGGGGATGGCGCCTCCTGTTTCTATGGCGCCGGTGGCCGTGTCCGTGGCTCCGGTGGCCGTGTCCATGACGCAGCCTCTGCCGGGCATCACGATGAGCCACGCCACTACGCCCATGGTGTCGTACCCAATCGCCAGTCAGAGCATGAGGATAACCACTCTGCCTCATATTACCTGA
- the si:dkey-28n18.9 gene encoding sorting nexin-6: MMEEVKEEVPSLSVHGHSVKVAEVLQDGDGLTFLIVSQKLSGTGEYHVDRIYEDFEWLQQHLFAQEDVPGIQGVIFPPLPVKAQMNATAKAARQLGFLGLGNLQPYCAALETFLHQVAAHNLLTKNKALEIFLTSSEPPGRQRAKKNIFNRLSQAVEEMRKEGHKDVDEFFQTKREINHSLTGGTRNAVEKFLDVVVTEQKIAVACGHFAAALHLCVESSDDPDKAAFSKICVKLSDIFESMKESMTNVAENDVTTLGLGLDLESRYQEAEKEMLFRRTCKLVELETARKNAEKAKPVKKAALEEVKTATETKFDCICQVAKQEIEHFEGARVQMLQQALVKWCEKQLHTAREIADQYDQHLQAFRGM; the protein is encoded by the exons ATGATG GAAGAGGTGAAAGAAGAGGTGCCTTCTCTGAGTGTTCATGGTCATAGCGTCAAGGTTGCAGAGGTGCTGCAAGACGGAGATGGACTTACCTTTCTAATTGTGTCtcaaaaa CTGTCTGGGACGGGAGAGTACCATGTGGACCGGATTTATGAGGATTTTGAATGGCTGCAGCAGCACCTCTTCGCTCAGGAGGATGTGCCTGGGATACAGGGAGTTATA tttcctcctcttcctgtaaAGGCTCAGATGAATGCAACAGCAAAGGCCGCCAGACAGCTTG GTTTCCTCGGTTTGGGGAACTTGCAGCCGTACTGTGCAGCACTGGAAACCTTCCTCCACCAGGTGGCAGCACACAACCTactcacaaaaaacaaagctttggaGATCTTCCTCACCAGCTCCGAA CCGCCAGGTCGACAGAGagccaagaaaaacattttcaatcgCTTGAGTCAAGCTGTGGAAGAGATGAGAAAAGAAGGCCACAAG GATGTTGATGAGTTCTTTCAAACCAAACGGGAAATCAATCACTCTCTAACTGGTGGCACCAGAAACGCAGTGGAG AAATTCCTGGATGTGGTGGTAACTGAGCAAA AAATAGCAGTGGCCTGTGGGCACTTTGCAGCAGCCctgcatctgtgtgtggaaTCAAGTGATGATCCTGACAAAGCAGCTTTTTCAAA GATTTGTGTAAAATTATCAGACATCTTTGAGTCAATGAAG GAGAGTATGACCAATGTTGCTGAGAATGATGTGACCACTCTCGGACTCGGCCTGGATCTGGAGTCACGCTATCAGGAAGCAGAAAAA GAGATGCTTTTCAGAAGGACCTGTAAACTAGTGGAGTTGGAAACTGCCAGAAAGAATGCAGAGAAGGCCAAGCCAGTCAAGAAGGCTGCT TTGGAGGAGGTGAAGACAGCAACAGAAACAAAGTTTGATTGCATTTGTCAAGTGGCAAAACAAGAG ATTGAGCACTTCGAGGGTGCTCGTGTGCAGATGTTGCAGCAGGCTCTGGTGAAGTGGTGTGAAAAGCAGCTCCACACAGCCCGGGAAATCGCAGACCAGTACGACCAGCACCTGCAGGCCTTCAGAGGGATGTGA